The genomic interval CAGCCAGTTGCCGATGATGATCGGCGCGGAATTCGGCCTGCGTCTCAAGATTCCCGGGAGCGACGGTTGCCAGCAGGTGATCGACCTCACCGCGTGCTGCCTGTGGTGCCATGAAGACGCCACCCCCCGGCATTACGACGCCGGCTTCAGCCTGCACCGGCCGCCGCCGGAATACGGGCAACTGGTCGAGGCCTTGCAGCAGTACTTCAGTTTTCAGCCGTTGCCGGCTTCGGTGTGATATTCCCCCGTCCCAAAGTGTAGTGAGCGGGCTCATTTTCCGATTCAGTCATATTTCTCAAACCGAAATGTGGATGAACGCGGGAGTGAGCTTGATCACCATCGTTTCGACTCACTGAGCAGTCATATCGAACCCCGTCTACATGATTGCCTGGATACGTCTGAGCGTGTTTGCGCAGGTAGTTTTTTTGGAGGGCGGTTCACTATCTTCATGCGCGCTGCGGTGATGTCAGAACACTCGGCCTCTAGTCAACCCGTTGGTCGGGACTGTCAGACTTTACAGGTGTCAATCGAA from Pseudomonas ekonensis carries:
- a CDS encoding PilZ domain-containing protein, translating into MFTERRIERHQLPYFLRVFNSVTDRPIGFLGNVSEDGLMLISQLPMMIGAEFGLRLKIPGSDGCQQVIDLTACCLWCHEDATPRHYDAGFSLHRPPPEYGQLVEALQQYFSFQPLPASV